One Microplitis mediator isolate UGA2020A chromosome 3, iyMicMedi2.1, whole genome shotgun sequence DNA segment encodes these proteins:
- the LOC130665963 gene encoding uncharacterized protein LOC130665963, translated as MENLQNNKLSSECLEDQLIYEDYRDKVKRGIIDINEQILLKNDDMCIMMLHWAVLMTDEEFIDYLLVNKVDIDAQINFLKGTALMVAVRDKKFDIVKKLINGGADVNALGMPTINRYNVPRMTPLAIAVENEDFCTAELLIDSGAKFYMVPKTDLTWTALTVAIFRQNERMVKLLLKNEDEIESKEEKEFLTSYIYQAIKNGTDEIVKIIWPYYPRGSALWIDYVNQIPRILVEKNSTELLKYFLNNYDFDINVATKRYRWSRSTNFYNHSMLHTAVEENSNETMVKYLLDAGIDVNIGPGTPAIECSEPSYGDPPNRVVPMIKEHLVKMIACNYAVSEINLQNINLRMIL; from the exons ATGGAAAACTTACAGAATAACAAACTATCCAGTGAATGTTTAGAAGATCAATTGATCTATGAAGATTATCGTGATAAAGTGAAACGCGGAATTATTGACATTAACGAACAAATACTtctaaaaaatgatgacatgTGTATAATGATGTTGCATTGGGCGGTATTGATGACTGACGAAGAATTCATCGATTATCTTCTAGTGAACAAAGTGGATATCGACGCtcagataaattttcttaaaggTACAGCTCTTATGGTAGCAGTCCGTGacaaaaaattcgatattgttaaaaagttaataaatggtGGTGCCGACGTAAATGCTTTGGGTATGCCAACAATAAATCGTTACAACGTTCCCAGAATGACTCCATTAGCTATCGCTGTTGAAAACGAGGATTTTTGTACAGCTGAACTATTGATTGATTCCggagcaaaattttatatggtaCCTAAAACAGATCTTACATGGACGGCATTAACTGTTGCCATATTCCGTCAAAATGAACGAATGGTTAAGTTATTGCTAAAAAATGAAGACGAAATTGAGTCCAAAGAAGAAAAGGAATTTTTGAcctcatatatttatcaagCAATCAAGAATGGGACTGATGAAATTGTGAAGATTATCTGGCCATATTACCCTCGTGGATCGGCCCTTTGGATTGATTATGTGAACCAAATCCCAAGAATACTAGTTGAAAAAAACAGTACTgaattacttaaatatttcttgaacAATTATGATTTTGATATAAATGTTGCAACCAAAAGGTATAGATGGAGTAGgtcaactaatttttataatcactCTATGCTCCATACTGCAGTAGAAGAAAATAGTAATGAGACGATGGTTAAATATCTTCTGGATGCTGGTATTGATGTCAATATAGGACCCGGAACACCAGCAATTGAATGCTCCGAGCCATCTTATGGGGACCCCCCGAATAGAGTTGTCCCGATGATAAAAGAACATCTTGTTAAAATGATTGCTTGCAATTACGCCGTTTccgaaataaatttacaaa aTATAAACTTGCGTATGATTCTATAA
- the LOC130664714 gene encoding CD109 antigen, whose product MWFLLLVLLLAPINGQISQNEYDVTSNLPWNNRYDDSNNARDQNQQWNNRYDDSNNSRDQNPQWNNRYDDSSNARDQNPQWNNRNDDSSINARDQNPQWNNRYDDNFNTRDQNPGFSFPKTSNDNLILKEATYFVVASRLCRPGQIYRLAVDVLHSVLPMTVRASVQRNGVEVGSDYKEIKEGIPENLMIQIPATLVSGDFKLRVEGLYNGLTGGQAFLNETKLVFSQRAMTIFIQMDKPVYMQGQTVRFRAVPINTELKAFIDPVNVLMLDPHGRIMRRWLSRQSNLGTVSLSYQLSDQPIFGDWKIVVEAQGQKEEKNFTVEEYYQTRFEVNVTMPAFFFDRDPYIHGVIQANYTSGAPVKGNLTIKAVIKPINLFRSSQSTPLEFYFNFNEYYPAWFKQPEIYQNYPVMRFFNGTYRFQYPMYELLSRSSVADGLEVQIIATVGESFLNEVIVGHSTARIFNSTVRIHFSGGSPQIFKPAMPYTLNLVASYHDGSALKSSKLWNAQMEVRADIESRGGSRSLDTQYLRVSPDHEAVWSMKIDLRHQLGLGDNPQQVQKALNEIKSVRVHASFIDGEGERANTELLLLAHESPNNRNIKLSTSTKHPKVGDYLVLHVQTNYYIETFNYIIMSKGTILLTGQDVMEPNIKTFSIPLSSEMAPVATAVVYHVGRYGDVVADSLTIPVNGISGNNFTVFINNKKAKTGEKVEVAIYGEPGAYVALSGIDRAFYSMQAGNELTYANVISKMSYFGEETNGTHAHSWFFHSGDPDDAVFFPSSSFGIDVNRTFEYIGLVVFTDASIHRRPDNCNRTQGYGECLSGRCYRLDKHCDGILDCDDGTDEARCKTGNATDLALFRKNRFNRIQRQYDNVWLWKDINIGPHGRKIFNIDVPRRPVHWMVTVFSMSPNRGFGMLPKAIEYTGVLPFFINVEMPTYCHQGEQVGVRVSVFNYLPYNIEATVVLADSRDYKFVHVEEDGIVRSYNPRTSFGEHQFFIWIPAQDAVVVYLPIVPVRLGDIKVKVYALTIIGKDTVERTIHVESDGIPQYRHQSVLLDLSTRGLLTLHMHVNLTATPEVSYAEDRYYVYGSNRAKISVVGDVVGPIFDTMPVNATSLLGLPMDCAEQNMFSFAAHMYTTLYMRWVNQRNLKRERESFNYMNVAYQRQLSFMNPDGSFSLFRSDWNQSSSSVWLTAFCARIFQEANFAEWENHLYIDPEVIKASINWVLKHQTQEGSFYEITWLPDRKVNSSFDDEFDFIRHRNLSLTAHVLITLVSVKDLSGELGTRVALSEAKAIRWLEINLKHLDAHGSPYEIAIVAYALSLAKSSSAEYAFSILNTRLIEEEGFMYWGRERLPPLPSKQENNRPYHLPRLPYAYDAENIEATAYALLIYVARQETKIDGIVRWLNSQRLTDGGWASTQDTMWAMKALMQYTSKSRLREVSELSLQVEPTALNGQVKRFEINEKNIAKLQSFDIPEAWGTVQMVIEGSGYVIIQMSVQYNVDLQKFQTEPPVKAFDLVVRHNTYGRNQSHINYLSCQRWTNVNESVRSGMAVLDVTIPTGYIIQQQNLDAYVRAREVRNLQRARFTERKVLFYFDYLDDEETCVNFTIERWYPVANMSRYLAVRVYDYYAPERFNETIFDALSTYLLNVCEVCGSSQCPYCPIYNAAMTLSTPVVFIIVISLFFTNVRYFTTQEFSIG is encoded by the exons ATGTGGTTTTTACTACTGGTTTTATTATTAGCACCAATAAATGGTCAAATATCTCAAAATGAATATGACGTAACATCAAACTTACCATGGAATAATCGGTATGATGATTCCAATAATGCAAGAGACCAAAATCAACAATGGAATAATCGTTATGATGATTCCAATAATTCAAGAGACCAAAATCCGCAATGGAATAATCGGTATGATGATTCCAGTAATGCAAGAGACCAAAACCCACAATGGAATAATCGTAATGATGACTCCTCCATAAATGCAAGAGATCAAAACCCACAATGGAATAATCGTTACGATGATAACTTCAATACGAGAGATCAAAATCCAGGATTTTCATTCCCGAAAACGAgcaatgataatttaatactCAAAGAAGC aaCGTATTTTGTTGTGGCATCTCGCTTATGTCGACCCGGACAAATTTACCGGCTGGCAGTTGATGTTCTTCACAGTGTATTGCCAATGACAGTGCGAGCATCAGTCCAACGTAATGGAGTAGAAGTTGGATCAGATtacaaagaaataaaagaaggTATTCCCGAAAATTTAATGATCCAAATTCCAGCCACGTTAGTCAGTGGTGactttaaactccgagtggaAGGTCTCTATAACGGACTAACCGGTGGTCAAGCTTTTCTCAACGAGACAAAACTTGTATTTTCTCAACGTGCGAtgactatttttattcaaatggaCAAGCCAGTTTATATGCAGGGTCAGACAGTGCGTTTCAGAGCAGTACCAATAAATACTGAACTAAAAGCGTTTATTGATCCTGTCAATGTTTTAATGTTGGATCCTCATGGTCGAATTATGCGTCGTTGGCTCAGTCGACAGAGTAATCTCGGTACAGTTTCTTTGAGCTATCAGTTATCTGACCAGCCAATTTTTGGTGACTGGAAAATTGTCGTTGAAGCTCAGGGacaaaaagaagaaaaaaattttactgttgAAGAATATTATCAAACACGTTTTGAAGTAAACGTAACAATGCCTGCATTTTTCTTTGATAGAGACCCATATATTCATGGAGTAATTCAAGCCAATTATACATCTGGTGCACCGGTAAAAGGAAACTTGACAATAAAAGCTGTGATAaaaccaataaatttatttcggtCATCGCAGTCAACACCCcttgagttttattttaatttcaatgagTATTATCCAGCTTGGTTTAAACAACCGGAAATCTATCAAAACTATCCGGTAATGAGATTTTTTAATGGTACTTATAGATTTCAGTATCCGATGTATGAACTTTTGTCGCGTTCATCTGTCGCCGATGGGCTGGAAGTCCAGATAATCGCGACGGTGGGAGAAAGTTTTTTGAATGAAGTAATCGTTGGTCATTCTACTGCTAGAATATTTAACTCAACTGTCCGCATACATTTTTCTGGTGGTTCAcctcaaatatttaaaccgGCTATGCCATACACGTTAAATCTCGTCGCTTCGTATCACGACGGATCAGCATTAAAATCTTCAAAACTGTGGAATGCGCAAATGGAAGTGCGCGCGGATATTGAATCAAGAGGCGGTTCTAGGAGCTTAGACACCCAATATCTACGAGTTTCTCCAGATCATGAAGCCGTTTGGTCAATGAAAATTGACTTGAGACATCAGTTAGGACTAGGGGACAATCCTCAGCAAGTACAGAAAGCTCTCAATGAAATAAAGTCTGTCAGAGTCCACGCGTCTTTTATTGACGGGGAAGGAGAAAGAGCCAATACAGAATTACTTCTTCTGGCTCACGAATCACCAAATAACAGAAACATAAAACTCTCGACATCAACAAAGCATCCGAAAGTCGGTGACTATTTGGTACTTCACGTCCAAACAAATTACTACATTGAGACATTTAATTACATAATCATGTCTAAGGGGACAATACTTTTGACTGGTCAAGATGTCATGGAGCCaaatattaaaacattttCTATTCCCCTGAGTTCAGAAATGGCGCCGGTTGCTACCGCTGTCGTTTATCATGTCGGTAGATATGGTGACGTTGTCGCAGATTCTTTAACTATTCCCGTAAACGGGATTTCCGGGAATAATTTCACTGtttttattaacaacaaaaaagcTAAAACTGGAGAAAAAGTTGAAGTAGCAATTTACGGTGAACCAGGTGCTTATGTCGCACTGTCAGGAATCGATCGCGCATTTTACTCAATGCAAGCTGGCAATGAGCTCACTTACGCAAAtgttatttcaaaaatgtcGTATTTCGGTGAAGAAACAAATGGTACCCATGCGCACTCGTGGTTTTTCCACAGTGGAGATCCAGATGATGCCGTTTTCTTTCCGTCATCGAGCTTTGGAATTGACGTTAATCGAACATTTGAATACATTGGTCTAGTTGTATTTACAGACGCGTCTATACATCGAAGACCAGACAATTGCAATCGAACACAAGGATACGGCGAATGTTTAAGCGGACGATGTTACAGACTTGATAAACATTGCGACGGTATATTGGACTGTGACGATGGTACAGACGAAGCCAGATGTAAAACTGGCAATGCAACAGACTTAGCTCTCTTCCGTAAAAATCGTTTCAATAGAATTCAACGGCAATACGACAACGTCTGGTTATGGAAAGACATCAATATCGGGCCGCATGgtcgtaaaatatttaacatcgACGTGCCCCGACGACCTGTTCACTGGATGGTGACCGTTTTTAGTATGAGTCCGAATCGTGGTTTCGGAATGTTACCAAAAGCTATAGAATATACCGGCGTGTTGCCGTTCTTCATTAACGTCGAAATGCCGACGTACTGTCATCAAGGGGAACAAGTTGGTGTCCGTGTCTCtgtctttaattatttgccgTATAATATTGAAGCGACTGTTGTCTTAGCAGATTCGCGTGACTACAAATTCGTTCATGTTGAAGAAGACGGTATCGTTAGATCTTATAACCCAAGAACGTCATTTGGAGAGCATCAATTTTTCATCTGGATTCCTGCTCAAGATGCTGTCGTTGTTTACCTGCCAATTGTACCAGTTCGTCTTGGTGATATCAAAGTTAAAGTTTACGCGTTGACGATAATAGGAAAGGATACAGTCGAGCGTACGATTCATGTTGAGTCTGACGGAATTCCTCAGTATCGACATCAATCAGTTCTACTGGATTTGAGTACTCGAGGTTTATTGACGTTACATATGCATGTAAATCTTACGGCGACACCGGAAGTATCTTATGCTGAAGATCGTTACTATGTGTACGGTTCAAATCGAGCTAAAATAAGTGTCGTCGGTGACGTTGTTGGTCCCATATTTGATACGATGCCCGTAAACGCTACAAGTTTATTGGGACTTCCGATGGACTGCGCAGAACAAAATATGTTCAGTTTTGCTGCCCATATGTACACGACTCTTTACATGCGATGGGTAAATCAGCGAAATTTAAAACGAGAGAGAGAAAGTTTCAATTATATGAATGTTGCGTATCAACGGCAGTTGTCATTCATGAATCCCGATGGATCTTTCAGTTTATTCAGAAGTGATTGGAATCAATCTTCATCGAGTGTCTGGCTCACGGCTTTCTGTGCTCGGATTTTTCAAGAAGCGAATTTCGCAGAGTGGGAAAATCATCTTTACATAGACCCCGAAGTCATAAAAGCGTCGATCAATTGGGTCTTGAAACATCAAACGCAAGAAGGTTCATTCTATGAAATCACCTGGTTACCAGACAGAAAAGTCAACAGTTCATTTGATGATGAATTTGATTTCATACGTCACAGAAATTTAAGTCTTACTGCTCATGTATTGATAACTTTGGTGTCAGTTAAAGATTTGTCAGGAGAACTTGGGACGAGGGTTGCGTTGAGTGAAGCAAAAGCAATAAGATGGCttgagataaatttaaaacacttAGATGCACATGGATCGCCATATGAAATAGCGATTGTTGCTTACGCACTTTCTCTCGCTAAATCTTCCAGTGCAGAGTATGCATTTTCTATACTTAATACACGGCTTATTGAAGAAGAAGGTTTCATGTACTGGGGTCGTGAACGTCTTCCACCTTTACCAAGTAAACAAGAAAACAACAGACCCTATCATTTGCCAAGACTGCCGTATGCTTATGACGCGGAAAATATTGAAGCTACTGCTTATGCATTGTTGATCTACGTTGCAAGACAGGAAACTAAAATTGATGGGATAGTGCGGTGGTTAAATTCACAAAGGCTGACTGATGGTGGTTGGGCATCAACTCAAGACACGATGTGGGCGATGAAAGCGCTTATGCAATATACATCTAAATCGAGACTTCGAGAAGTCAGTGAATTATCTCTTCAAGTCGAACCAACTGCTCTAAATGGTCAAGTTAAAAGATTTgagatcaatgaaaaaaatattgctaaGCTTCAGAGTTTTGAC atacCTGAAGCATGGGGAACAGTCCAGATGGTTATTGAAGGCTCTGGTTATGTGATTATTCAAATGTCAGTGCAATATAACGTTGATTTGCAGAAGTTCCAAACAGAACCACCAGTTAAAGCATTTGATTTGGTTGTCAGACACAACACATATGGAAGAAATCAGTCTCACATAAATTATCTCAGTTGTCAGAG gtggaCCAACGTTAATGAATCAGTAAGATCTGGAATGGCTGTACTGGATGTCACAATACCCACTGGTTATATAATTCAGCAGCAAAATTTGGATGCATATGTCCGCGCAAGAGAAGTGAGAAATCTACAACGCGCACGATTTACCGAACGAAaggttttgttttatttcgaTTACTTAGACGATGAAGAAACTTGTGTTAATTTCACCATCGAAAGGTGGTATCCTGTTGCAAATATGTCGCGTTATTTAGCTGTCAGAGTTTACGATTATTATGCACCTGAACGTTTTAACGAAACGATATTTGATGCATTATCAACATATCTTTTGAACGTTTGCGAAGTCTGTGGTAGTTCACAGTGTCCGTACTGCCCGATTTATAATGCCGCTATGACATTATCAACACCCGTAGTATTCATAAttgttatttcattattttttaccaaTGTTAGGTATTTTACAACACAAGAATTTAGTATCGGATAG